The following proteins are co-located in the Pseudoalteromonas sp. N1230-9 genome:
- a CDS encoding DEAD/DEAH box helicase encodes MSVATFSELNLAPELLEALQAENYQTPTAIQAQTIPLILSGADVMGSAQTGTGKTAAFVLPLLHNLLSEETLPDTVKILILTPTRELAQQVFASVERYAAHTDIKAALAYGGASIGPQIKAIKGAQLVVATPGRLLDHVIKGSIKLSNINALVFDEADRMLDMGFIDEIKRILRHVPKARQTLLFSATFDDSIFNLSKQLLNDPKLVEVNKRNSAATEVEQVVYAVDEDRKRELVSHMIGMKNWQQVLIFTRTKQTADLLAKEMCKDGLKTESIHGDKSQGARDKALQNFKSGATRVLVATDVAARGLDIASLRYVINYELPYVAEDYVHRIGRTGRAGEKGFAMSLVSIDEQYLLDEIDILLDTRLTPQWLPGYEPDLSKEPKQIRKNTNKARRSRDKKRILGKKSPRRR; translated from the coding sequence ATGTCAGTAGCGACTTTTTCAGAATTAAACCTTGCCCCCGAACTTTTAGAAGCTCTGCAAGCGGAAAATTATCAAACCCCAACTGCAATTCAAGCGCAGACAATCCCGCTTATTTTATCGGGCGCTGATGTGATGGGCAGTGCACAAACAGGAACAGGTAAAACAGCAGCGTTTGTGTTACCTCTGCTGCATAATTTGTTATCTGAAGAGACACTTCCTGACACGGTTAAAATACTTATTTTAACGCCTACTCGCGAGCTTGCTCAGCAAGTATTTGCAAGTGTAGAGCGCTATGCTGCGCATACTGATATAAAAGCAGCTCTTGCTTATGGCGGTGCCAGTATTGGGCCACAGATCAAAGCCATAAAAGGCGCACAGCTTGTGGTAGCAACACCTGGGCGCTTACTTGATCATGTGATTAAAGGCAGTATTAAGCTTTCAAACATTAATGCCTTGGTGTTTGATGAGGCTGATCGCATGCTTGATATGGGGTTCATCGACGAGATAAAACGTATCTTGCGACATGTGCCAAAAGCGCGTCAAACCTTACTTTTTTCAGCCACATTTGACGACAGCATTTTTAACCTTAGCAAACAGCTCTTAAATGACCCTAAGCTGGTTGAGGTGAATAAACGTAATTCCGCTGCGACAGAAGTAGAGCAAGTTGTTTATGCGGTTGATGAAGACCGTAAGCGCGAGCTGGTGTCACATATGATTGGTATGAAAAACTGGCAACAAGTGCTGATATTTACCCGCACCAAACAAACCGCTGATTTACTTGCTAAAGAAATGTGCAAAGACGGCTTAAAAACAGAATCCATTCACGGTGATAAAAGCCAAGGCGCACGTGACAAGGCACTACAAAACTTTAAATCTGGCGCAACGCGTGTGCTTGTGGCAACAGACGTTGCTGCACGTGGTCTTGATATTGCCTCTTTAAGGTACGTGATAAACTATGAGCTGCCTTATGTTGCAGAGGATTATGTGCACCGAATTGGCCGCACAGGGCGAGCGGGTGAGAAAGGTTTTGCAATGTCGCTGGTGAGTATTGACGAACAATACCTGCTTGATGAGATTGATATTTTGCTCGATACACGCCTTACACCTCAATGGTTACCAGGTTATGAACCTGATTTAAGCAAAGAGCCGAAACAAATCAGAAAAAACACCAATAAAGCACGTCGTTCACGAGATAAAAAACGTATTTTAGGAAAAAAAAGTCCGAGACGTCGTTAA
- a CDS encoding M16 family metallopeptidase, with protein sequence MKFRLLATAVAVTLALGGCASNSQSTMVKEVEVEQSVSQDDNRVFSQDYLLEELENGLRVMVVKTDYPDVVSLQIPVSVGSRNEVEAGKTGFAHFFEHMMFKGSEKFPQDVYSDILKNSGVDNRAYTTNDYTNYHLNFSKEHLDKVLEIEADIFQNLTYSEEQFRTEALTVKGEYLKNNASPIRKLLSAVRNEAFEKHTYKHTTMGFFEDIEAMPDQMAYGKEFFAKFYKPEYVSLVIVGDVDPQETMAMVKKHWGNWEKGDYQADIPVEPKQQAAKYVHEKNDGLPGHWLLVSYKGTAWDPTQKDRAALGLISQLYFSNNSALYQELVVDKQIASQMFTYNPDTKDPGLLHVFVKVENEADLAKARDAINRTYAQARTELVDAQKLADLKSNLKYSFINGLDSSQSIASTLASYMHFERDPEVINQLYATADSITPEDIKAVANKYFVDSSRTTVTMSALDKVAGFDHEVDLNEAVANIEQAPTERHFKVLDKTNSSPLVDVNWLFNTGAAADPQGKKGLAVLTAAMLAQGGSETMSYKDIQKALYPLAGSFGYQIDKEMISLRGRVHKDNAAKWYALVSDQLLNPGFREDDFKRLKKELIDSIKAGLKASNDEELGKEVLYHQLYKGHPYESYNYGDLSDLEALTLDDVKAFYANQFTQSKLTVGLIGAIPSDVKSTMLKDLTSLPHGKESRLTIPDAPVLKGHHATIVEKSAQSTAVSFGFPIDTIRSSDDWTALWLVRSYFGEHRSSNSFLYQRIRQTRGMNYGDYAYIEYFPRGMFQTKPDANLGRSEQIFQVWLRPLRSNNDAHFATRTALFELDKLIKEGISKEDFEATRNFLINFVPQMVASQDRQLGYALDSEFYNTESFVDYVRGKLEKLTLDDVNRVIRDNLQTENIHYVFITGDGKDMQKRLASEQTSPMVYNAEKPAELVAEDKVIADYKLAIPAKNIKVLDVEKVFQ encoded by the coding sequence ATGAAATTTAGATTATTAGCAACAGCCGTTGCTGTCACGCTAGCGCTCGGCGGATGCGCAAGCAATTCACAGTCAACGATGGTTAAAGAAGTCGAGGTTGAGCAGTCAGTAAGCCAAGATGATAATCGTGTATTTAGCCAAGATTACCTATTAGAAGAGCTTGAAAACGGTCTTCGTGTAATGGTGGTAAAAACAGATTACCCAGATGTTGTATCACTGCAAATTCCAGTATCGGTTGGTTCACGTAATGAGGTTGAAGCAGGTAAAACCGGTTTTGCACACTTCTTTGAGCATATGATGTTTAAAGGCTCTGAAAAATTCCCGCAAGATGTGTATTCAGATATTCTAAAAAACTCAGGTGTTGATAATCGCGCATACACAACCAATGATTACACTAACTACCACTTAAACTTCTCAAAAGAACACTTAGATAAAGTACTCGAAATCGAAGCGGATATTTTTCAAAATCTGACGTACAGCGAAGAGCAGTTCCGCACTGAAGCGCTGACTGTAAAAGGGGAATATCTAAAGAATAATGCCAGCCCAATTCGTAAATTACTTTCTGCTGTTCGTAATGAAGCATTCGAAAAGCATACGTATAAGCATACCACTATGGGCTTTTTTGAAGACATTGAAGCTATGCCTGATCAAATGGCGTATGGTAAAGAGTTCTTCGCTAAGTTTTATAAACCTGAATATGTATCTTTAGTTATTGTTGGTGATGTTGATCCACAAGAAACCATGGCAATGGTGAAAAAGCACTGGGGCAACTGGGAAAAAGGTGATTACCAAGCTGATATTCCTGTTGAACCAAAACAACAAGCAGCAAAATATGTGCATGAAAAAAATGATGGTTTACCAGGTCACTGGTTGCTTGTGTCTTACAAAGGCACAGCATGGGATCCAACTCAAAAAGACCGCGCAGCCCTTGGTTTGATCTCACAGCTTTATTTCTCAAACAACTCGGCACTTTATCAAGAGCTTGTTGTTGATAAACAAATTGCCAGCCAAATGTTTACCTATAACCCTGATACTAAAGATCCTGGGTTATTACATGTTTTTGTAAAAGTCGAAAACGAAGCGGACCTTGCAAAAGCGCGTGATGCGATTAACCGTACTTATGCACAAGCGCGCACGGAGCTTGTTGATGCGCAAAAGTTAGCTGATTTAAAATCTAACTTAAAATACAGTTTTATTAATGGTCTTGATTCATCGCAGTCAATTGCCTCAACGCTTGCAAGCTACATGCACTTTGAGCGCGACCCTGAAGTGATAAACCAACTGTATGCAACTGCTGATAGCATCACTCCAGAAGATATCAAAGCGGTAGCAAACAAATATTTTGTTGATTCAAGCCGCACCACAGTGACAATGTCGGCGCTTGATAAAGTGGCAGGCTTTGATCACGAGGTTGACTTAAACGAGGCAGTGGCGAATATTGAGCAAGCCCCAACAGAGCGTCATTTTAAAGTACTTGATAAAACAAATAGCTCGCCACTGGTTGATGTTAACTGGTTATTCAATACCGGTGCAGCGGCTGATCCACAAGGCAAAAAAGGCTTAGCGGTACTCACTGCTGCAATGCTAGCGCAAGGTGGCTCTGAAACTATGAGCTACAAAGATATTCAAAAAGCGTTATACCCACTGGCGGGAAGCTTTGGCTATCAAATCGATAAAGAGATGATTTCACTACGTGGTCGTGTGCATAAAGACAATGCTGCCAAGTGGTATGCACTTGTTAGCGATCAATTGTTAAATCCTGGCTTTAGAGAAGATGATTTCAAGCGTCTGAAAAAAGAGCTTATTGATAGCATTAAAGCGGGTCTGAAAGCGTCAAATGACGAAGAGTTAGGTAAAGAAGTGCTTTATCATCAGCTTTATAAAGGCCATCCATACGAAAGCTATAACTATGGTGATTTATCAGATCTTGAAGCGTTGACGCTTGACGATGTAAAAGCGTTTTATGCTAATCAGTTTACCCAATCTAAGTTAACTGTGGGTTTAATTGGTGCGATTCCGAGTGATGTTAAATCAACTATGCTGAAAGACTTAACATCGCTTCCACATGGTAAAGAAAGCCGCTTAACGATCCCTGATGCGCCAGTGCTAAAAGGGCATCATGCAACGATTGTTGAAAAATCAGCGCAATCTACCGCTGTGTCATTTGGTTTCCCAATCGATACTATTCGTAGCAGTGATGATTGGACCGCACTTTGGTTAGTACGCTCTTACTTTGGTGAACATCGCAGCTCAAACAGCTTCTTGTATCAGCGTATTCGTCAAACCCGTGGTATGAACTATGGTGACTATGCATATATTGAGTACTTCCCGCGTGGTATGTTCCAAACTAAACCTGATGCTAACTTAGGTCGTTCAGAACAAATTTTCCAAGTGTGGTTACGTCCGCTTCGTTCAAATAACGACGCGCACTTTGCAACACGTACGGCGCTGTTTGAGCTTGATAAGCTAATTAAAGAGGGTATTAGTAAAGAAGACTTTGAAGCGACGCGTAACTTCTTAATTAACTTTGTGCCACAAATGGTTGCAAGCCAAGATCGCCAATTAGGCTATGCGCTTGATAGTGAGTTCTATAACACAGAGAGCTTTGTTGACTATGTGCGCGGCAAGCTTGAAAAGCTAACCCTTGATGATGTTAACCGTGTTATTCGCGATAACTTGCAAACAGAGAATATCCACTATGTGTTTATTACTGGTGACGGCAAAGACATGCAAAAACGCTTAGCATCAGAGCAAACATCGCCTATGGTGTACAACGCTGAAAAACCAGCAGAGCTTGTAGCTGAAGATAAAGTGA
- a CDS encoding DUF3581 domain-containing protein — translation MLSPYYQQHADYVSISREQGSRFAKSVADDFNPLHDIDAKKFCVPGDLLFSLVLNQYGISEKMEFTFAGMVDETSQLTFPAGADEFAITDGDKIMLKVKREGAVSQCAKLTNSLIKNYVEFSGAAFPHVIIPLMAKQDVMINPARPMVIYESMLINLERLDIEEPELEFVEPDFTYTGKRGKIILRFNLLENGEKVGSGEKHMVVSGIREYCQATVDELISFYNQRKSTLNHA, via the coding sequence ATGTTAAGTCCTTATTATCAGCAGCACGCTGATTACGTTTCTATCTCTCGTGAGCAGGGAAGTCGTTTTGCTAAGTCTGTAGCGGATGATTTCAATCCTCTTCACGACATCGATGCAAAAAAGTTTTGTGTACCCGGTGATCTTCTTTTTTCACTTGTATTAAACCAATACGGCATCAGTGAGAAAATGGAATTTACTTTTGCAGGCATGGTGGATGAAACATCGCAATTAACTTTTCCTGCTGGGGCTGATGAATTTGCCATTACTGATGGTGATAAAATCATGCTTAAAGTGAAGCGTGAAGGGGCTGTAAGCCAATGCGCTAAACTTACAAATAGTTTGATTAAGAACTATGTTGAGTTTTCAGGTGCCGCATTTCCGCATGTTATTATCCCATTAATGGCGAAACAAGATGTAATGATTAACCCTGCAAGACCTATGGTTATTTATGAATCAATGCTAATTAATCTAGAGCGTCTTGATATCGAAGAGCCAGAGCTTGAGTTTGTTGAACCTGATTTTACTTACACAGGCAAGCGCGGAAAAATTATCTTACGATTTAATTTACTAGAAAATGGTGAGAAAGTCGGTTCAGGTGAAAAACACATGGTTGTTTCTGGCATTCGCGAGTATTGCCAAGCAACGGTTGATGAATTAATTAGTTTTTATAATCAACGTAAAAGTACATTAAACCACGCTTAA
- a CDS encoding methylenetetrahydrofolate reductase yields the protein MALSLQEKIEDTNQGVYLIGTTPPKSGTDKAQLETIAQKLLGRLHEIEYDGVIIYDIQDESSRTAKPRPFPFKETVDPREYSHLLRNLSQQDVITYKSVAQRGEAEFNEWLAETRNDFDLKNLVLVGSPSSHGDIKLSLPDAYKTLQKQDNDIFLGGVTIAERHASKRNEHERLLEKTEQGCQFFISQAVYNAQATIDLITSYARSCKALGISPKRIILTFTPCGGEKTLEFMQWLGISVPEATKWRMLDSANPLSESVRICRENLDLILQSCAHLNVPLGLNIESLTNRKEEIDASINLYRLLKATMELNLAEKQIA from the coding sequence ATGGCTTTATCATTACAAGAGAAAATTGAAGACACCAATCAAGGTGTTTACCTTATTGGTACCACACCGCCTAAATCTGGCACTGATAAAGCTCAGCTTGAAACCATTGCGCAAAAGCTATTAGGTCGTTTACACGAAATTGAATACGATGGTGTGATTATCTATGACATTCAAGATGAAAGTAGTCGTACGGCAAAACCACGCCCATTTCCATTCAAAGAAACCGTCGATCCACGTGAGTACTCTCATTTATTACGTAACTTGTCTCAACAAGATGTTATTACGTACAAAAGCGTTGCTCAACGCGGTGAAGCTGAGTTTAACGAATGGCTAGCAGAAACTCGTAATGATTTTGATTTAAAAAACTTAGTGTTAGTTGGTAGCCCATCATCTCATGGCGATATCAAATTGAGCCTGCCTGATGCTTATAAAACACTTCAAAAACAAGATAATGATATATTTTTAGGTGGCGTTACCATAGCTGAGCGTCATGCTAGCAAACGCAATGAGCATGAGCGATTGCTTGAAAAAACTGAGCAAGGTTGTCAGTTTTTTATCTCCCAAGCTGTGTATAACGCACAGGCTACAATCGACTTAATCACCAGTTATGCGCGTAGCTGTAAAGCACTTGGCATTTCACCGAAACGAATCATTCTTACTTTCACCCCCTGTGGTGGTGAGAAAACACTTGAGTTTATGCAGTGGTTGGGTATATCTGTACCAGAGGCAACAAAATGGCGCATGCTTGATTCCGCGAACCCACTAAGCGAGTCTGTACGTATTTGCCGTGAAAACCTCGACCTAATATTGCAAAGTTGCGCTCATTTAAATGTACCGCTTGGCTTAAATATTGAGAGTTTAACTAACCGTAAAGAAGAAATTGATGCATCTATCAATCTTTACCGTTTACTTAAAGCAACGATGGAATTAAACCTAGCAGAGAAGCAAATAGCCTAA
- a CDS encoding sensor domain-containing diguanylate cyclase: MFEANKCAFRQPDNQFSLQKWQKTIDLMTELFSAPAGFIVQKNNGAYRIIVSSKQQENPYDVGAESNADDNIFCKQVLRDLAPLYVPHVSEDSQWHDSPYSKDGIESYLGVPICWPNGEPFGTFCVMDFEQTDYQPSLIELIKQLRDMVEDDLALLDSFAQMREIAMLDPLTNIYNRRALDLLSQHKLNLAARLGFEVCCLFIDVNNFKPLNDNFGHEVGDQALISLADSMKGTLREADIIGRLGGDEFVALLQATSGDCIDTIMKKLETKFKANLQSQGLPELSLSIGYAMLTQHNETFADLLKRADEDMYEKKQAYKRD; the protein is encoded by the coding sequence ATGTTTGAAGCCAATAAATGTGCATTTCGTCAACCGGACAACCAGTTTTCGCTACAAAAGTGGCAAAAAACAATTGATTTAATGACTGAGCTATTTTCCGCACCAGCTGGTTTTATCGTGCAAAAAAACAATGGTGCGTATCGCATCATTGTGTCAAGCAAACAACAAGAAAACCCCTATGATGTGGGGGCAGAATCAAATGCTGACGATAATATCTTTTGCAAGCAAGTTTTGCGCGACTTAGCACCGCTTTATGTTCCTCATGTGAGTGAGGACAGTCAATGGCATGACAGTCCTTATAGTAAAGATGGCATTGAATCATATTTAGGTGTGCCAATTTGTTGGCCTAATGGAGAACCATTTGGCACATTTTGTGTGATGGATTTTGAACAAACTGATTATCAACCAAGCCTAATAGAACTCATAAAGCAACTCAGAGACATGGTTGAAGATGATTTAGCATTGTTAGATAGCTTCGCACAAATGCGTGAAATTGCCATGCTAGACCCATTAACGAATATTTATAACCGTCGCGCCTTGGACTTACTCTCGCAACATAAATTAAATCTAGCAGCTCGTCTAGGCTTTGAAGTATGCTGCTTATTTATTGATGTTAATAACTTTAAACCGCTTAATGATAATTTTGGTCATGAGGTGGGAGACCAAGCTCTAATTAGCCTTGCTGACTCAATGAAAGGCACCTTACGAGAGGCTGATATTATCGGTCGACTAGGTGGTGATGAGTTTGTTGCCCTTCTTCAAGCAACGAGTGGTGATTGTATCGATACGATTATGAAAAAGCTTGAGACCAAGTTTAAGGCAAACCTGCAAAGTCAGGGCTTGCCAGAACTTAGCCTCAGTATCGGCTATGCGATGCTTACTCAACATAATGAAACATTTGCTGATCTTCTAAAACGTGCAGACGAAGATATGTATGAGAAAAAGCAAGCCTATAAACGTGATTAG